A genomic stretch from Theobroma cacao cultivar B97-61/B2 chromosome 4, Criollo_cocoa_genome_V2, whole genome shotgun sequence includes:
- the LOC18602390 gene encoding endochitinase EP3, which produces MLVSDMIRKGLLAIVLAGIIAGAAPVKAQNCGCAEGLCCSRWGFCGTGDDFCGTGCQEGPCNPPPTLNNVSVADIVTPQFFNGILDEAEASCEGKNFYSRAAFLEALNSYPQFGRIGSIDDSKREIAAFFGHVTHETGHFCFIEEINGTTRDYCDESSTQYPCNPDKGYYGRGPIQLSWNFNYGPAGESIGFDGLNSPETVATDPVISFKTALWYWVNFVQPVIGQGFGATIRAINGALECDGGNPATVQARIEYYTDYCNQLGVDPGANLTC; this is translated from the exons ATGTTAGTTTCCGATATGATCAGAAAAGGTCTACTGGCCATTGTTCTGGCTGGAATTATTGCTGGGGCAGCGCCTGTAAAGGCTCAAAACTGCGGTTGCGCAGAAGGGCTATGTTGTAGCCGATGGGGGTTTTGCGGCACTGGCGACGACTTCTGTGGCACGGGGTGCCAAGAGGGTCCTTGTAATCCACCACCAACTCTAAACAATGTCTCGGTGGCTGATATAGTGACACCTCAattctttaatgggattttgGATGAGGCAGAAGCAAGTTGCGAAGGGAAGAACTTTTACTCAAGGGCAGCATTTCTTGAAGCTCTCAATTCCTATCCTCAATTTGGAAGGATTGGCTCAATTGATGATTCTAAGCGTGAGATTGCTGCTTTCTTTGGACATGTCACCCACGAGACTGGAC ATTTTTGCTTCATTGAAGAGATAAACGGAACCACTAGGGATTACTGTGATGAGAGCAGCACACAGTATCCATGCAACCCCGACAAAGGTTACTATGGCCGTGGACCAATCCAACTATCCTGGAATTTCAACTACGGACCAGCCGGGGAGAGCATCGGCTTCGATGGATTAAACTCCCCTGAAACCGTCGCCACAGACCCTGTTATCTCCTTCAAGACGGCCTTGTGGTACTGGGTGAACTTTGTTCAACCTGTCATAGGCCAAGGGTTCGGGGCAACTATTCGTGCCATTAATGGGGCTCTTGAATGCGATGGTGGAAACCCTGCTACTGTTCAGGCCAGGATTGAGTACTATACAGATTATTGTAACCAGCTTGGTGTTGATCCTGGGGCCAATCTAACCTGCTAA